The following DNA comes from Flammeovirgaceae bacterium.
TAATCGAGCATGTCCGATTTATATTTTTTGCCGTCTGCGGCTGTCAATCTGAGTTGGGTAGTGGCACTAACCAACTGGCTGCCTTCTTTCTTTAACTTGGCTTTCAGGTATTTCCAATAGTTGCGGGTTTTTGCATAGTCGTCTTGGTTTGTAAGCACCGCCACTATATCCAATACCGAAAACCACCATTTGGCATTTTTATCATCCCAAACGGCCCTTACTTCACGGTCATCAAAAAAGCGTATGGATATTTTTTGGCTCATACCATACCGTTTTTCCATTTTCAATCCTCCTGTAAATACCTTCTCCATTGATGGCTGTGTTCACAACAAATAGGGTGCCCATTGCGTTGTGAGGCCAGGGGCCTTCCATTAAGGGCAAGCCAAGCATGCCCTTAAATTTACACTATTGCACCGGCATTTTCGGAAAACTGGGCAAGGCCGGCAAAAAAATGCATTGTGCGCAGCAAAACGGCCCAGGGCATACACCCCGCCTGGCCACCCTCAGTCCCAGGGCAGGAATTTCCCCGCAGGCTTGCCGGCACGCACCGGGGGGACCGGGTTCAGCTTTTCCCCATTGAGCACCTTTTCGTATTTGTCCAGGTACGCCAGCGCCATCGTCCTGGAATTGAAAACGTCCCTTGCATATTCATGGCACCGCTCCCTCGAAAAGGCGCCCGCCTCCTCAATGGCCGCGGACAATTCCGTGGCACGGGTGCCCAGGTAGCCCACTTCCTTAGGGACCAGCTCCGGCAAAGAACCGTATGGCGTGCCAAAAACGGGGCAGCCGAAGTAGAGGCTCTCGGTGATGGCCAGCCCAAAAGGCTCGGGCCACCGCACCGGGAAGACCAACCCTTTTGAATGGCGCAACAATCCATTTTTTTCCTTGCCACCCACCATGCCATGGAAGTCCACCCGGGTGCTGAGGGTCAGCCTGAAGCCCATCTTGAAATTCAGCCTCCTACCGCCCAGCACCTTCAACCTTTCGGCCCGCGTGCCCCTGATCACGTCAATTGCGCCCTTCACGTTCTTTACCCTCCAGGCCGCGTTGCCCAAAAAATGAAAGTAATCCCTGTGGTGCCTAAAGTCCACGTGCCCATAGTCGTTCCAGTCCATCCCATTGTAGACAAAGGAGGTGGACCCATGCCGCTGCGCATGGTCGCGCGAAACAAAAACCGAATTGACATCCAGCGCCTGCCCTTCGTCCACGTTTACATGCACGGTGGTAAGGGAAGGCTTGACCGTTTCCCCGTGGCCCACATAATTAAAATGGACCACGTCCGTTTCCTCCGGTATTTGCGCTGCCATATCCTGGCTGTGGTCCAGGTGGAGCAGGGGGGCAAAATCGCAATAGGAACCCTTGTTCGTCAAAAAAACCACCTGATGGCCCATCGCGACAAGCTCCCGCCCCAGGTACCATACCACCCGCTCCGTTCCCCCGTACAGGGGTGCCGGGACAACGCTCGGGAGCACAATAAGTATGTTCAAAATTTTTCGATGTTGGTTTTTCAAATGTAAGAATTAAAGGCAAAGCAAGGCTGCCCTCTCCAGGCCGGGTGGGGCCGATAGGGCCTCAGGCCGCAACTCACTACACTTTTTCCGCAGCTCAATGCACGGGGCTTGTAGGTAGGGCATCCTATTGTTTGATTTGCATGTATATAATAAGGAAACGAACGGCAAAAGATATGTTTAGGACTAAAAGCTTGTTGGTCATGTTGCTGCTCACCACTACGGTGGTGGAACACTACGGGCAGGATACCAATATACACGACCGCAATAAAATCGTTATCAGGAACCGGAGCGGTTTCTCCAGTTTTGACGTGGAGGTGAGGGGCAAAGTGGAACTTACCGATGACGACAAGGACATCAAAAGCATGTCGCCAGACGGGTACCTGGAGGTAAGGAAAACCGTTTTTGGCAGCCGCAGGGCGCTGGTCATTTCCCCTGACGGGGGCGGCCTCAAGAAGGAGTACTACGAAGGCCGCACCAAAGTTGCCTTTGAGCCTGCCGGCAGGCAATGGATGGCGGAGATACTGCCCGAGCTTGTCCGCAGCACCACCATTGGGGCCGAAAGCCGCGTGGAGAGGTTTTTCAAAAAAGGAGGCGCCCCGGCCGTCATGGGCGAAATAGAAAGGCTGGAAAGCAATTATGTGAAGTCCTACTATGCCAACCTGCTGATGAAGCAACCCATCGGCCCGAGGGAATACCCGGGGATAATAGACCGGATGGCCGAAACCATGGACTCCAACTATTACCTGGCGGGCTTTTTGAAGAAAAACATGGGCGTGTTCATAAAATCCAACCAGGCCCTGGTGGCGGCCTTTAGGGCCACCAGCGGCATGGACTCCGACCACTACAAAACAGAGGTGATCAAAACGGGGCTGGGCACCGACCCCATTCCCCTGGACGCGGTAAAAATAATCCTGGAATCGGCAGGCACGATGGACTCCGACCACTACAAGACGGAAGTGCTGACCTCGTTGCTGGGCCAGGCCAAGCTGAACGATGACATCATGGGCGAAATGATCAATACCACCAGGACCATCGATTCCGATTACTACAGGAGCGTGGTCCTCAAAAAGGCCCTGGACAAGAAGGGGCTCTCCAACACCTCCTTTCAAAAGGCGCTGGAGTCCATCAATGATATTGACTCTGACCATTACAAAACGGAAGTGCTGACCTCCTTGTTGCAGGAGCCAATCCCCAACGACCTTCAGGTGCGGCTGATCTCCATCACGGGCTCCATTGACTCCGACCATTACAGCACTATGGTACTGGAAGAAATGTTAAAAAACCAGTCGGTGGACGACCAGGTGTTCTACCAGCTTATTTCGCAGGCCAGCACACGCGAAAGTGACTTCTATGCCTCTGAAGTGCTTAAGTACGCTTTGTCCAAAGACCTGGACGACAGCAAATTGATTGCGCTGCTCAACGCGGCTGGCCACATTGGGTCGGATTATTACCTCTCTTCCATCCTGATCGAGGCGGCACCAAAAGTAAAAAACGCCACGGTAAGAAAGGCCTATGAAAGTGCCGCACGGAACATTGATTCCGAAACGTATTACGGCAGGGCCATGAAGGCGCTCATCAATTGACACTTGATAGGGAGTGGCGGCTTTTCCTTTTCCGAAAATGCCCCTCGAGGCCGTGGTAGCCAGTAAAAGGACGGCCAAGTGTGCCCTCAAAACAAGACCGTTTTAAACCAGCTTTTTCATTCAAGGCATAATTCCGTAGCTTAATGTTGTGCAGGCATACTTTCAAACCCCGGGATATATGAAAAAACACGTGATTTTGTTTTTCATCATATCGGTACTGGGCATCTCCATTTTCGCCTACCTGTTCTACAGCGAAACGGGCCGTCCCCCCAACCTGGAAGGGCAGTTTTGGTTCATGGTGCTGGCCATGGCCATGGCCAACCTTTGCGGCCTGCTTGTCAGCACCATCGATAAAGGACTAAACCGCCTGGTCAGTTGGCGGAAATTGTTTTTTACCCGTTTCATTGGCGGCTTTGTGGCCAACGTGGCCGCGGTTTCCATATTGGTGGCGGCCCTGGGCTACCTGATCGTGGTGGCCTACAAGGTGGGGCCCGCGCCTTTTTACCAGCAATGGCGTGAGGAAATATGGAAGCTGGGGATTTTAATACTGATCATCCTCTTTATTTATGAAGTGTTTTACGGCTGGTTTTATTCATACCGGTATTTTGCCACTACCCAGGTGGACCACCTGCGGTCGGAGCGCTCGCAAATGGAACTTCAGTTTGAATCGCTCAAGAGCCAGATAAGCCCACACTACCTGTTCAATTGCCTGAATACGATTTCCTCCCTGTTGTACAAAGACAGCACAGTGGCCGAAGAGTTTATACGCAGGATGGCAGACACCTTCCGCTATGTTATAGACAACCAGAAGAGGAAATTGGTCACACTGGCGGAAGAACTGGGGTTTGTAAAATCCTATTACTACCTGATGCAGGTAAGGTACCAGGACCACCTCAAGCTGGACATCAATATCCCATCCCTGTTGTTGGACACCCTGGTGCCACCGCTGGCCCTGCAAATGCTCATTGAAAATGCCGTGAAGCACAACGAGGTTTCAAAAAAACACCCCGTGTTTATTTATATCTCCGCCCAGGACAATACGTTTATCAACGTAAGCAGTACCAAGACCATCGCTTCCCCCGGCAAAAGCTTCAACATAGGCCTTGCCAACATCCGGGACCGGTATGCCTTCTTCACCTCCAAGGCGGTCGTCATCCGGGACCAGGACAAGTTTGTGGTGCAGCTTCCCGTCATAAAGCCCATCGCCAGCCCCAAGGAGGCCAACGCCCATCACTACCCGCTGCAACATGCCTAGGTTTTTCATCCATAATACCTTCTTCAGGTTAAGTGCCCCGGCCGCATTTGGCGTGCTCATTTACCTGTTGATCATCCTCATCAACAATACCGTAGAGCAACTAAACGAGACGTTCAACAACCAGGAGCTGTACGTGTGCATCGCGCTGGGCTATATTGCCTTCGAGTCCATGCGTCTGGTGGTATGGGCCTCGGAAAAAAAATTGTCACAGGGACAAGGCATCCAAAGTTGGGTGGCCTACCAAATCATCCTTACCCTTCTTGTCTCCCTTACCCTGGTGGGCGCCTCCATCTCGGCCTATTTCAGGTGGGTCATCGGGTTTAGCATCGGCCAGTCGGAACTTAACCTGTTCCTCATCGTGTATGGTGCAGGTGGCCTCCTCTACAATGTGCTGTTCTTTAGCCAGGTATTCCTGTTCAGGGAAAACAAGATGAAAATAGATGAGGAAAAGGCACTGCGCGACAACCTGGAGTCTGAGTTCGCTTCGTTCAAAAATGATGTCAACCCCTTGCTTTTGTACGAGAGCATGGAAAGTTTGATCATCGCCCTCCACAAAAGCACTGACCAGGCCGATGAGCTGATCGATAACCTGGCGGGGCTATACCGGTACAGCATCCTCAACCGCAACAAAGAGCTGGTTTCCCTGGAAGAAGAGGTGCAGGCGGTAAATTACCTGACCACCATTTTGAATTTCAAATACCAGGGTCAAATTGCATTCGATTTGCAAACTTCCGAAAGCAATATCCATTTGATACCGGGCTCGTTGGTGGTGGCAATAGACCATGTGGTGCGGAACACGTTGATTGCCCCTCCCGTTCCGCTTGTGATCAGGTGTTACGAAGAAGATGGCTACCTGGTCATGAGCCATGTTGTCAACGACAGGCTGGTGGTGCAGGAAGACAGCCTGCAATCGTTTGCGAAGCTGCAAAGGTCGTATTCCTTTTTTAGTGAAAAGCCATTCATCCAGGTGAAGGCAAACCGCGAAAATTATATTAAGTTTCCGCTGGTCCGTGTAGCAAGCGGGCCCGCCATCGACATAAAAGCATGAGTAGTCCCCTGGCCTTACAAGTATTAATTGTTGAAGACGAAGCCCCGGCAGCCGAAAAGCTTGAGCGCTACCTTCAAAAATACAGTGACTCCATTAAGGTAGTGAACAAAACGGAAACGGTGACCGACACCGTGCGCTGGCTGAAGGACAACCAGGACAAAATCGACCTGATCTTTATGGATGTCCAGCTAAAAGACGGCATCAGCTTTTCGGTTTTCCAGGAGGTAAAGATAGAAAAGCCGATTATATTCATTACTGCCTACAACGAATTTGCCCTTGATGCCTTTAAGGTGAACAGCATCGACTACCTGCTTAAGCCCATCACCTTTACGGACCTTTCCGCAAGCCTGA
Coding sequences within:
- a CDS encoding histidine kinase, whose translation is MKKHVILFFIISVLGISIFAYLFYSETGRPPNLEGQFWFMVLAMAMANLCGLLVSTIDKGLNRLVSWRKLFFTRFIGGFVANVAAVSILVAALGYLIVVAYKVGPAPFYQQWREEIWKLGILILIILFIYEVFYGWFYSYRYFATTQVDHLRSERSQMELQFESLKSQISPHYLFNCLNTISSLLYKDSTVAEEFIRRMADTFRYVIDNQKRKLVTLAEELGFVKSYYYLMQVRYQDHLKLDINIPSLLLDTLVPPLALQMLIENAVKHNEVSKKHPVFIYISAQDNTFINVSSTKTIASPGKSFNIGLANIRDRYAFFTSKAVVIRDQDKFVVQLPVIKPIASPKEANAHHYPLQHA
- a CDS encoding histidine kinase, which produces MPRFFIHNTFFRLSAPAAFGVLIYLLIILINNTVEQLNETFNNQELYVCIALGYIAFESMRLVVWASEKKLSQGQGIQSWVAYQIILTLLVSLTLVGASISAYFRWVIGFSIGQSELNLFLIVYGAGGLLYNVLFFSQVFLFRENKMKIDEEKALRDNLESEFASFKNDVNPLLLYESMESLIIALHKSTDQADELIDNLAGLYRYSILNRNKELVSLEEEVQAVNYLTTILNFKYQGQIAFDLQTSESNIHLIPGSLVVAIDHVVRNTLIAPPVPLVIRCYEEDGYLVMSHVVNDRLVVQEDSLQSFAKLQRSYSFFSEKPFIQVKANRENYIKFPLVRVASGPAIDIKA
- a CDS encoding glycosyltransferase; this translates as MNILIVLPSVVPAPLYGGTERVVWYLGRELVAMGHQVVFLTNKGSYCDFAPLLHLDHSQDMAAQIPEETDVVHFNYVGHGETVKPSLTTVHVNVDEGQALDVNSVFVSRDHAQRHGSTSFVYNGMDWNDYGHVDFRHHRDYFHFLGNAAWRVKNVKGAIDVIRGTRAERLKVLGGRRLNFKMGFRLTLSTRVDFHGMVGGKEKNGLLRHSKGLVFPVRWPEPFGLAITESLYFGCPVFGTPYGSLPELVPKEVGYLGTRATELSAAIEEAGAFSRERCHEYARDVFNSRTMALAYLDKYEKVLNGEKLNPVPPVRAGKPAGKFLPWD